Below is a genomic region from Rhinatrema bivittatum chromosome 8, aRhiBiv1.1, whole genome shotgun sequence.
GTATGATCTCAGTTTCGCAGATTTACCGCTAATGcctttcttaatacttgcattgtactAAGGACAGCCTCCATCTGGAGTTCATAAAATGTAATATAGCATCCAAGTCCCTCCCCAGCTCATTCAGGTCCATCATTTTCCTGGGGTCTCCACCAGGCCCAGCATCTCAGAATCCATGTCACACAGAGAAGCTTCCAGACTGTTAAGGGACCAGTTACTCACCCGTATGAATGTCCCACTAAAATATTCCTCTTCTTGGCGTATCTTTTGAAGATGGATCTCATATCTTCTGCCAAAGCATAGAAGGTGTAGGCCGCTGCAATCTGTGGGGCAGTGCTGGAACCATGCCCAGCCAAGTCAGGAGCCACTACCTCGTAgcccagcttggagaagaagtccagcTGCTCCTTCCAAATATCCAGCGAGCCACCCACCCCGTGAATGAAGAATAAAACCACATCGCTGTGTGAGCCCTTGCAGCTGCTTATCTTTCGCCTGCAGTCAATGCTGATGGTCTTTTTGGGCTTCCGCCTGCGGCGTTTGGTGCCCACGGCTTCCTTGGGATTGGTCGGCGTGTGGCCTTGAGTGGCAGTGCTGGTGAAGTCTGACAGCTCCACCTCCAGCATGCTGTTGGGCTCCACGTTGCCGTTGTGGCAGTGGAGGATTTCTGAACGGATGACATCTCCCAGGTTCTCGATCACCAGCTGCCCGTTCCGGTAGACTGTGATCTTGCGCTTGCAGTGCACCgctcccttctcctcttcctctggcgGTACTTCATGGGTATCGCGGACAGGCAAGGTGTGCTTCACTCTGAGGACTCTTCCCGGCTTCACCTCCACAAAATCAAAGCC
It encodes:
- the ABHD8 gene encoding protein ABHD8; translated protein: MLTSITDGIMCCLTGKATNSVGPVDSVESSDGFDFVEVKPGRVLRVKHTLPVRDTHEVPPEEEEKGAVHCKRKITVYRNGQLVIENLGDVIRSEILHCHNGNVEPNSMLEVELSDFTSTATQGHTPTNPKEAVGTKRRRRKPKKTISIDCRRKISSCKGSHSDVVLFFIHGVGGSLDIWKEQLDFFSKLGYEVVAPDLAGHGSSTAPQIAAAYTFYALAEDMRSIFKRYAKKRNILVGHSYGVSFCTFLAHEYPDLVHKVVMVNGGGPTALEPSLCSIFNMPACVLHCLSPCLAWSFLKAGFARQGAKEKQLLKEGNAFNVSPFVLRAMMSGQYWPEGDEVYHAELTVPVLLVHGMHDKFVPLEEDQRMAEILLIAFLKVIEEGSHMVMMECPETINTLLHEFLLWEPDVIAANEVEDK